A DNA window from Chelativorans sp. AA-79 contains the following coding sequences:
- a CDS encoding isoaspartyl peptidase/L-asparaginase, giving the protein MTPIALAIHGGCGVMAKLGLSEEEWQAARADLAASLRAGWAVLVKGGSALDAVEAAVVVMEDSPHFNAGYGAALNENAEHELDASMMDGSNLDAGGVCAATRIRNPVKAARAVMEKSSAVLLTGAAADCFAERNGLDIVAPDYFTTERRQKALAAMKAHAKAGTFAAASESEKHGTVGAVALDGSGHLAAATSTGGYNNKPVGRVGDSPIVGAGTYARDGVCAVSGTGQGEYFIRLVVGHEIASRVAYLGETLEAAANRVIREDLKSYGIGAGAVAVDAKGNVTAPYNTDGMFRGWVTSDGRLHVASHGEVFFVETLEDGAQ; this is encoded by the coding sequence ATGACACCCATTGCACTGGCGATCCATGGCGGCTGCGGCGTGATGGCCAAGCTCGGTCTCAGCGAGGAGGAATGGCAAGCCGCCCGCGCCGATCTGGCAGCTTCACTCCGGGCGGGATGGGCCGTGCTGGTGAAGGGCGGCTCCGCGCTCGACGCTGTTGAGGCGGCCGTCGTTGTCATGGAGGATTCTCCGCATTTCAATGCCGGCTACGGCGCCGCGCTTAACGAGAATGCCGAGCACGAACTCGACGCCTCGATGATGGACGGCTCGAACCTCGATGCTGGCGGGGTCTGTGCGGCAACGCGGATCAGGAACCCTGTGAAGGCGGCACGCGCGGTCATGGAAAAAAGCAGCGCGGTGCTTTTGACCGGCGCCGCCGCTGACTGTTTTGCCGAGCGCAACGGTCTCGACATCGTTGCTCCCGACTATTTCACTACGGAGCGTCGGCAGAAGGCACTCGCAGCCATGAAGGCGCACGCCAAGGCCGGCACTTTTGCGGCCGCTTCCGAATCGGAGAAGCACGGGACAGTGGGCGCGGTGGCGCTCGACGGCAGCGGTCATCTTGCCGCGGCCACCTCGACCGGCGGCTACAACAACAAGCCCGTAGGCCGGGTGGGGGATTCGCCGATCGTCGGCGCCGGGACCTACGCGCGCGATGGCGTCTGCGCCGTGTCCGGCACGGGGCAGGGCGAATACTTCATTCGTCTCGTGGTGGGGCACGAGATCGCCAGCCGCGTCGCGTATCTGGGCGAGACGCTGGAGGCAGCGGCGAACAGGGTCATCCGCGAGGACCTGAAATCTTACGGCATCGGCGCCGGCGCGGTGGCGGTGGATGCTAAGGGCAATGTCACCGCGCCCTATAATACCGACGGCATGTTCCGCGGCTGGGTGACGAGCGACGGCAGGCTGCATGTGGCAAGCCACGGTGAGGTGTTCTTCGTCGAAACGCTGGAAGATGGGGCGCAATGA
- a CDS encoding 2-dehydropantoate 2-reductase produces MSEPTLIWGAGAVGGALGAHWGRAGHLILMVDVVADHVNTISSEGLTIEGPVAQFRQRVDAVTPDALTGEYKRIVLAVKAQHTGEACRMLLPHLAEGGFVLSAQNGLNELAIASIVGQERTMGAFVNFGADWLGPGRVLYGNRGAVVVGEIDGQIRERTRAMHALLYDFEPEATLTEDIWAYLWGKLAYGAMLYATALTHDSMSENFADPARFAVFDCLGREVCAVARARNVAPKGFNGFDPAAFVANAGEVEARRSIANLAEFNRHTAKTHSGVWRDLAVRKRRTEVDAQLGVICDLGRAAGVATPVLCEMIALIHRIEDGALKQGTEAFDLLLRAARTQS; encoded by the coding sequence ATGAGCGAGCCGACTCTCATCTGGGGTGCCGGGGCGGTTGGAGGTGCTCTGGGTGCCCACTGGGGGCGCGCAGGCCATCTGATTCTGATGGTCGATGTGGTTGCCGACCATGTGAATACGATTTCGTCCGAGGGGCTGACCATCGAAGGTCCTGTGGCGCAGTTTCGTCAGCGGGTTGATGCGGTGACACCGGACGCGCTCACGGGTGAGTACAAACGCATTGTGCTGGCCGTGAAGGCGCAGCACACCGGCGAAGCCTGCCGCATGCTCCTGCCGCATCTGGCCGAGGGTGGGTTTGTCCTTTCAGCCCAGAACGGGCTGAACGAGCTGGCGATCGCGTCGATCGTCGGCCAGGAACGGACCATGGGAGCGTTCGTCAATTTCGGTGCCGATTGGCTCGGCCCGGGACGTGTGCTCTATGGCAATCGTGGTGCGGTGGTGGTCGGCGAAATCGATGGACAGATCCGGGAGCGTACGCGCGCCATGCACGCGTTGTTGTACGACTTCGAACCTGAGGCGACCCTTACAGAGGATATCTGGGCTTATCTCTGGGGCAAGCTCGCCTATGGCGCGATGCTGTATGCAACGGCGCTCACTCATGACAGCATGTCGGAGAATTTCGCCGATCCGGCTCGCTTTGCGGTGTTTGACTGTCTTGGACGCGAAGTCTGCGCCGTGGCAAGGGCGCGCAATGTTGCCCCTAAGGGCTTCAACGGCTTCGACCCGGCCGCATTCGTGGCGAATGCGGGAGAAGTGGAAGCACGCCGGTCGATTGCGAATCTGGCGGAATTCAACCGGCATACGGCCAAAACTCATTCCGGCGTCTGGCGCGATCTTGCCGTACGCAAGCGCCGCACCGAAGTCGATGCTCAGCTTGGAGTCATTTGCGATCTTGGCCGCGCTGCCGGCGTCGCTACACCGGTCCTGTGCGAGATGATTGCGCTCATTCACCGCATCGAAGACGGTGCGCTCAAGCAAGGGACCGAAGCTTTCGACCTGCTTCTGCGGGCAGCGAGAACGCAAAGTTAA
- a CDS encoding TetR/AcrR family transcriptional regulator — MTTAAESKAVRRDVRGDIMDAAERVFADLGFDGATTRAIADEARVNLGLIHYHFQSKEALFEQVVARHASKVNDRRRRLLHAVLGSGTVTLEAILDALMRPTIELSAGDGQHYSRIIVQIASGTDERSVELTSRNFDAIAQEFIAALQEHVEGLDRENAVWAYMNAISVGMLMIARTGRVGALSDGLCDEESTEASIQRVVRYLAAGTRALAGAD; from the coding sequence GTGACCACGGCGGCTGAGAGTAAGGCAGTGCGGCGAGATGTGCGCGGGGACATCATGGATGCCGCCGAGCGTGTATTTGCCGATCTCGGCTTCGACGGCGCGACGACGCGGGCTATCGCGGATGAAGCGCGCGTCAATCTCGGGCTCATCCACTATCATTTCCAATCGAAGGAAGCGCTGTTCGAACAGGTCGTCGCGCGCCATGCGAGCAAGGTGAACGACCGTCGGCGCCGCCTGCTGCATGCGGTTCTCGGTAGCGGGACGGTGACGCTCGAAGCGATCCTCGACGCGCTGATGCGTCCGACCATCGAACTCAGCGCCGGCGATGGCCAACATTATTCGCGCATCATTGTCCAGATCGCGTCTGGCACCGACGAACGCTCGGTAGAACTGACCTCGCGAAATTTCGACGCCATCGCTCAGGAGTTCATCGCGGCACTTCAGGAGCATGTCGAGGGCCTGGATCGCGAGAACGCTGTCTGGGCCTACATGAACGCGATCTCCGTCGGCATGCTGATGATCGCCCGCACCGGACGCGTCGGCGCGCTGTCGGACGGGCTGTGTGACGAGGAGAGCACGGAAGCCTCGATCCAAAGGGTCGTGCGCTACCTGGCCGCGGGCACGCGCGCGCTGGCGGGAGCCGACTAG
- a CDS encoding C4-dicarboxylate TRAP transporter substrate-binding protein has translation MGNSIRLAAMAAMLAGSAVMPAEAGDIPVTVVNGHPPVFLWVKHITETFIPTVNKALEGTDYTIRWSEAYGGTLAAVGGELEAIEDGLAEVGVVPTVFEPTALPLQNVTYYTPFGSSDPQIVINAVDKLHRDIPGMIESWENYNAEYLGGGFALDNYLLMTNFPVDSMDDLKGHKIGAPGPAVNWLEGTGAVGVAGNLTTYYNDIQTGVFDGTIVFPTAAAPAKLQEVAPHVLITNFGAQYAGSLVANKDWYDSQPAEVQEALRAGAIAYTEAYIAEQNTRVEAALKQLEDGGATITELSDEERARWAAALPQIADTWAMNADGQGLAGSEVLDAYVSQLKDAGVNLARDWSQR, from the coding sequence ATGGGGAATTCGATCCGTCTGGCCGCAATGGCCGCAATGCTGGCAGGTTCGGCGGTGATGCCAGCCGAGGCCGGCGATATTCCTGTCACCGTCGTCAACGGGCACCCGCCGGTGTTCCTGTGGGTCAAGCACATCACCGAGACGTTCATTCCGACCGTCAACAAGGCGCTGGAAGGCACCGACTACACCATTCGGTGGAGCGAGGCCTACGGCGGCACGCTTGCTGCAGTGGGCGGCGAACTCGAAGCCATCGAGGACGGCCTTGCCGAAGTCGGCGTCGTGCCGACGGTGTTCGAGCCAACGGCGCTGCCGCTGCAGAACGTGACCTATTACACGCCGTTCGGTTCGTCCGACCCGCAGATCGTCATTAATGCCGTCGACAAGCTGCATCGGGACATCCCGGGCATGATCGAGTCCTGGGAGAACTACAATGCCGAATATCTCGGCGGCGGCTTCGCGCTCGACAACTATCTCCTGATGACCAACTTCCCGGTCGATTCCATGGATGATCTGAAAGGTCATAAGATCGGCGCGCCGGGACCGGCCGTGAACTGGCTGGAGGGAACCGGCGCCGTCGGCGTGGCGGGCAACCTGACCACCTACTACAACGATATCCAGACCGGCGTCTTCGACGGCACCATCGTCTTCCCGACGGCAGCGGCCCCGGCCAAGCTGCAGGAGGTGGCGCCGCATGTGCTTATCACCAATTTCGGTGCGCAGTATGCCGGCTCGCTCGTTGCAAACAAGGACTGGTACGACAGCCAGCCGGCCGAGGTGCAGGAGGCGCTGCGCGCAGGCGCTATCGCCTACACCGAAGCCTACATCGCCGAGCAGAACACGCGTGTCGAGGCGGCGCTGAAGCAGCTCGAGGACGGCGGCGCCACGATCACCGAACTCAGCGACGAGGAGCGGGCCAGGTGGGCGGCTGCCCTGCCGCAGATCGCCGACACCTGGGCGATGAATGCCGACGGTCAGGGACTTGCCGGCTCCGAGGTGCTGGACGCTTACGTTTCGCAGCTCAAGGATGCCGGCGTGAACCTGGCACGCGACTGGTCGCAGCGCTGA
- a CDS encoding TRAP transporter small permease subunit — translation MSQTPEDQATGLRSFDTLSRSFDRVTAAMSVIGTAAILFIMVLITTDVVGRFFFGRPIAGVPEIVSMLILSIVFLQIANTLLRGKLTRADGLLTLLRSRAPKVGGVLDATMHFIGAGLVGVLVYAFYPLFVRSYGRNEMIGTVGQFLAPIWPTYLIVLIGASALLIAFALRGLAILLATFRSVSREAAR, via the coding sequence GTGTCCCAAACACCGGAAGATCAAGCCACCGGTCTGCGGAGCTTCGACACCCTGTCCCGCTCCTTCGATCGCGTCACCGCGGCGATGAGCGTGATCGGGACGGCCGCAATCCTGTTCATCATGGTCCTTATCACGACGGACGTGGTCGGCCGGTTCTTCTTCGGGCGGCCGATCGCCGGCGTACCGGAGATCGTGTCGATGCTGATCCTCAGCATCGTGTTCCTGCAGATCGCCAACACGCTTCTGCGCGGCAAGCTGACGCGCGCAGACGGCCTCCTGACGCTGCTGCGTTCAAGGGCGCCGAAAGTCGGAGGCGTGCTGGACGCGACGATGCACTTCATCGGTGCCGGCCTCGTCGGTGTGCTCGTCTACGCCTTCTATCCGCTGTTTGTGCGCAGCTACGGGCGCAACGAGATGATCGGCACGGTCGGCCAGTTTCTGGCGCCGATCTGGCCGACCTATCTCATCGTCCTCATCGGGGCGAGCGCGCTCCTGATCGCCTTCGCGCTGCGCGGGCTGGCCATCCTGCTTGCCACCTTCCGCAGCGTGTCGAGGGAGGCGGCACGATGA
- a CDS encoding TRAP transporter large permease, whose translation MSGIEIGLWSLGAILVLIYTGMHVAIALALVSFFGIWILRDNADQAARILSLATRESISSYLFGVVPLFVLMGLVVSRANIGRDTFDVATRFLGGLRGGLGMSTVGANAIFASITGISIASAAVFTKIAVPEMIRAGHSGRFATGVVVGSSILGMLIPPSLLMILYGILAEQSVGALFIAGIGPGVLVTVIFCVGIWLMVRFWSGFTGKAVAPSSYDTSGWTAVQEIASKLLPIVLLVGLVLGGLYGGIFTPTEAGAIGALGAILIAFAKRRLSPKMLWQVTLETGHITAAICFLIIAATMYSRMLALTGLPVFLTEWIVALDVGTYGFLFFYIAVLVLLGTLLDSSSIMLITVPLALPVAQSLGIDLIWLGIITVLAVEIGLLTPPMGLSVFVVKGALDDPAISLKDVFMGAAPFALMMLFGLILIVLFPSISLGLL comes from the coding sequence ATGAGCGGCATCGAGATCGGCCTGTGGTCGCTCGGCGCGATCCTCGTCCTCATCTATACCGGCATGCATGTAGCGATCGCGCTGGCGCTCGTCTCTTTCTTCGGCATCTGGATTCTGCGCGACAATGCCGACCAGGCTGCGCGCATCCTGTCGCTGGCTACGCGCGAGAGTATCTCCAGCTACCTCTTCGGCGTGGTACCCTTATTCGTGTTGATGGGCCTTGTGGTGAGCCGCGCCAATATCGGCCGCGACACCTTCGATGTCGCGACGCGCTTTCTCGGGGGCCTGCGCGGCGGGCTCGGCATGTCGACGGTAGGCGCCAACGCCATCTTCGCCTCGATCACCGGCATCTCGATCGCATCAGCGGCGGTCTTCACCAAGATCGCCGTGCCGGAGATGATACGCGCCGGCCATAGTGGCCGCTTTGCGACCGGAGTCGTCGTCGGCTCGTCCATCCTCGGCATGCTCATCCCGCCGAGCCTGTTGATGATCCTCTACGGGATTTTGGCGGAACAGTCGGTCGGCGCGCTTTTTATCGCAGGCATCGGCCCGGGTGTCCTCGTTACGGTCATCTTCTGCGTCGGCATCTGGCTGATGGTGCGCTTCTGGAGCGGCTTTACAGGCAAGGCGGTGGCACCGTCCAGCTATGACACCTCCGGCTGGACCGCAGTGCAGGAAATCGCCAGTAAGCTGCTGCCGATCGTCCTGCTCGTGGGGCTGGTGCTCGGCGGGCTCTATGGCGGCATCTTTACGCCAACTGAAGCGGGCGCGATCGGGGCGCTCGGCGCCATCCTCATCGCGTTTGCCAAGCGGCGCCTGTCGCCAAAGATGTTGTGGCAGGTGACGCTGGAGACCGGCCACATCACGGCTGCCATCTGCTTCCTGATCATCGCGGCGACGATGTACAGCCGCATGCTGGCGCTCACCGGCCTGCCGGTGTTCCTGACCGAATGGATCGTGGCGCTCGATGTCGGGACCTACGGCTTCCTGTTCTTCTACATCGCCGTTCTGGTGCTGCTCGGCACGCTTCTCGATTCCTCCTCGATCATGCTGATCACCGTGCCGCTGGCGCTGCCCGTGGCCCAATCGCTCGGCATCGACCTTATCTGGCTCGGCATTATCACGGTGCTGGCTGTGGAGATCGGCCTTCTGACGCCGCCGATGGGTTTGTCGGTCTTCGTGGTGAAGGGCGCGCTGGACGACCCCGCCATCTCGCTCAAAGACGTCTTCATGGGCGCCGCGCCGTTCGCCCTCATGATGCTCTTCGGCCTCATCCTGATCGTGCTCTTCCCGAGCATCTCCCTCGGCCTGTTATAG
- a CDS encoding cyclase family protein: MARRIVDISTALKAGIASDPRGTEPQITYIDHQQSIGQLIGFFPGLTKDQLPAGEGWAVEQLVVSTHNGTHLDAPYHFHSTMDGGKRALTIDEVPLEWCFGPGVKLDFRHLPDGHVVTAGEVEAELERVGHEIQPGDIVVVNTSAAVKYGQDDYLASGCGMGRDATLYLTSRGVRVTGTDAWSWDAPFIHTARRYAETGDASLIWEGHRAGMEIGYCHIEKLANLDQLPPTGYVIACFPFKIEKASAGFTRAVAIFED, translated from the coding sequence ATGGCACGTCGCATCGTCGATATCTCCACCGCGCTCAAGGCAGGCATCGCCTCCGATCCCAGGGGCACCGAACCGCAGATCACGTATATCGACCACCAGCAATCGATCGGCCAGCTTATCGGTTTCTTTCCCGGCCTGACCAAGGACCAGCTTCCGGCGGGCGAGGGGTGGGCGGTCGAGCAACTGGTCGTGTCGACGCACAACGGCACGCATCTCGACGCGCCCTATCACTTCCATTCGACCATGGATGGCGGCAAGCGCGCGCTCACCATCGACGAGGTTCCGCTCGAATGGTGCTTCGGCCCCGGCGTGAAGCTCGATTTCCGTCATCTGCCGGACGGGCATGTCGTCACGGCCGGCGAGGTCGAAGCAGAGCTGGAGCGTGTCGGCCACGAGATCCAGCCGGGCGACATCGTTGTGGTCAACACCTCGGCTGCCGTCAAATACGGGCAGGACGATTACCTCGCCTCCGGCTGCGGCATGGGCAGGGACGCGACGCTATACCTCACGAGCCGCGGCGTGCGCGTCACTGGCACCGACGCCTGGAGCTGGGACGCGCCCTTCATACATACCGCCCGGCGCTACGCCGAGACCGGCGACGCCTCGTTGATTTGGGAGGGCCACCGGGCCGGCATGGAAATCGGCTACTGCCATATCGAGAAGCTCGCGAACCTCGATCAGCTACCGCCGACCGGCTACGTGATCGCCTGCTTCCCCTTCAAGATCGAAAAGGCTTCGGCCGGCTTTACTCGCGCGGTCGCGATTTTCGAAGACTAG
- a CDS encoding SMP-30/gluconolactonase/LRE family protein, translating into MSASPKGPNPLKGWQVDRSQIRTIGTNLQRPECILAERDGTLWAADARGGVMRIAPDGGQDLVTQSQSQHFDLAGDQAKSLLTGTLPNGLAFARNSDILISNFGTDRLEIMTRKGETRVLHDTIDGKPMGKVNFVLRDSKDRIWITVSTMVNPWSDAIRSDLADGYIALVDEKGIRVVADGFAFTNEIRLDAEEEWLYVAETCGKRVVRLKVQPDGSLTDREVYGPSNLGDGLIDGFAFDAYGNLWCTMIFADRLVAITPDGEALTLLEDGDPQQTAAFEAEFASGKPMRFDTLAASGGTIAPWLASVTFGGLDLRTVYLGSLKGNTIPYFRAPVAGLPLVHW; encoded by the coding sequence ATGAGCGCATCGCCAAAAGGACCGAACCCGCTGAAGGGCTGGCAGGTCGACCGGTCGCAGATCCGCACCATCGGCACGAATCTGCAACGGCCCGAATGCATCCTCGCCGAGCGCGATGGAACGCTCTGGGCTGCCGACGCGCGCGGTGGCGTAATGCGGATTGCCCCCGATGGCGGGCAGGATCTCGTCACCCAGTCGCAAAGCCAGCATTTCGACCTTGCCGGCGACCAGGCCAAGAGCCTCCTTACCGGCACCTTGCCAAACGGTCTTGCATTTGCGCGCAACAGCGACATTCTGATCTCGAACTTCGGCACCGATCGGCTTGAGATCATGACCCGTAAGGGCGAGACGCGCGTTCTCCACGACACGATCGACGGCAAGCCGATGGGCAAGGTCAATTTCGTCCTTCGCGACTCCAAGGATCGCATCTGGATCACGGTTTCGACCATGGTGAACCCCTGGAGCGATGCGATCCGCAGCGATCTGGCCGACGGTTACATCGCTCTCGTCGACGAGAAGGGCATCCGCGTCGTCGCCGACGGCTTCGCCTTCACCAACGAAATCCGGCTCGATGCGGAAGAAGAGTGGCTCTACGTCGCGGAGACCTGCGGCAAGCGCGTTGTCCGTCTCAAGGTCCAACCGGACGGTTCGCTGACGGACCGCGAGGTGTACGGTCCGTCCAACCTCGGCGACGGGCTAATCGACGGCTTTGCCTTCGACGCCTATGGCAATCTGTGGTGCACCATGATCTTCGCCGACCGGCTCGTCGCGATCACGCCCGATGGTGAGGCGCTGACGTTGCTCGAGGATGGCGATCCGCAGCAGACGGCCGCCTTCGAGGCCGAGTTCGCCTCTGGCAAGCCGATGCGGTTCGACACGCTCGCCGCATCCGGTGGCACGATCGCGCCGTGGCTTGCCAGCGTCACCTTCGGCGGTCTTGACCTTCGCACGGTCTATCTCGGTAGCCTCAAGGGCAACACCATTCCATATTTCCGCGCGCCGGTGGCGGGCCTTCCCCTGGTCCACTGGTAG